Proteins from a single region of Streptomyces vinaceus:
- the rfbA gene encoding glucose-1-phosphate thymidylyltransferase RfbA, with protein sequence MRGIILAGGSGTRLRPLTSVHSKQLLPVYDKPMIYYPLSVLMQTGIREILIISTPEHLGAYRSLLGDGGRLGIRLEYAVQDQPKGLAEALLIGREFVGDEQVCLILGDNIFYGHGLPDMLRAEAARLDGCTLFGYPVSDPERYGVATVDEDGTILTLEEKPTAPRSNLAVTGLYLYDNDALDLAAGLAPSARQELEITDLNLRYVEQGRARLVNLGRGSAWFDTGTHDSLLEAATFVQVLEKRQGIRISCVEEVAYRMGYIDAEQLAALGGELSPSTSYGRYVLELAGAA encoded by the coding sequence ATGCGCGGAATCATCCTCGCCGGAGGCTCCGGCACCCGGCTCCGCCCGCTGACCAGCGTCCATTCCAAGCAGCTGCTCCCGGTCTACGACAAGCCGATGATCTACTACCCCCTCTCGGTGCTGATGCAGACCGGGATCCGGGAGATCCTGATCATCTCCACCCCCGAGCACCTCGGCGCCTACCGCTCCCTCCTCGGCGACGGCGGCCGGCTCGGCATCCGCCTCGAGTACGCGGTGCAGGACCAGCCCAAGGGCCTGGCCGAAGCCCTCCTGATCGGCCGCGAGTTCGTCGGTGACGAACAGGTCTGCCTGATCCTCGGGGACAACATCTTCTACGGGCACGGTCTGCCCGACATGCTCCGCGCCGAGGCCGCCCGCCTCGACGGCTGCACCCTCTTCGGTTACCCCGTCAGCGATCCCGAGCGCTACGGGGTGGCCACCGTCGACGAGGACGGCACCATCCTCACCCTGGAGGAGAAGCCCACCGCCCCCCGCTCGAACCTCGCCGTGACCGGCCTCTACCTGTACGACAACGACGCTCTGGACCTCGCCGCCGGGCTTGCGCCCTCGGCCCGCCAGGAACTGGAGATCACCGACCTCAACCTCCGCTACGTGGAGCAGGGCCGGGCCCGCCTGGTCAACCTCGGACGGGGCTCCGCCTGGTTCGACACCGGTACCCACGACAGCCTCCTGGAGGCCGCGACGTTCGTCCAGGTGCTGGAGAAGCGCCAGGGCATCCGCATCTCCTGCGTCGAGGAAGTCGCCTACCGCATGGGCTACATCGACGCCGAGCAGCTTGCCGCCCTGGGCGGGGAGCTGTCCCCCTCCACCAGCTACGGCCGGTACGTACTGGAACTGGCCGGCGCCGCATGA
- the aroC gene encoding chorismate synthase, with protein MSRLRWLTAGESHGPALVAALEGLPAGVPVTTALVAADLARRRLGHGRGARMVFERDEVTILGGVRHGLSLGSPVAVMVGNTEWPKWQQAMSPDPVDGASLTAGTGRNAPLTRPRPGHADLAGMQKYGFDEARPILERASARETAARVALGAVARSFLREAAGIAIVSHVVGLASVRAPNGAYPTPADVPALDADPVRCLDAAASRAMVAEIDRAHRDGDTLGGVVEVLAYGVPVGLGSHVHWDRRLDARLAGALMGIQAIKGVEVGDGFALARVPGSRAHDQMIPTPEGIARTTARAGGTEGGLTTGQPLRVRAAMKPIATVPRALATVDVATGEAATAHHQRSDVCAVPAAGIVAEAMVALVLADAVVEKFGGDSLPETRRNVRSYLDGLRIRTR; from the coding sequence GTGAGCAGGCTGCGCTGGCTGACCGCGGGTGAGTCGCACGGCCCGGCACTGGTGGCCGCACTGGAGGGCCTGCCCGCCGGCGTCCCGGTGACCACCGCCCTGGTGGCCGCCGACCTCGCCCGGCGCAGGCTCGGGCACGGCCGCGGCGCCCGGATGGTATTCGAGCGGGACGAGGTCACGATCCTGGGGGGCGTCCGCCACGGCCTGTCCCTCGGTTCACCGGTGGCGGTCATGGTCGGCAACACGGAGTGGCCGAAATGGCAGCAGGCCATGTCGCCCGACCCGGTGGACGGTGCCTCCCTCACGGCGGGCACGGGCCGCAACGCCCCTCTGACCCGTCCCCGCCCGGGCCACGCCGACCTGGCCGGCATGCAGAAGTACGGCTTCGACGAGGCCCGCCCGATCCTGGAGCGCGCCAGCGCCCGGGAGACGGCGGCCCGCGTCGCGCTCGGTGCGGTCGCCCGCTCCTTCCTGCGGGAGGCCGCGGGAATCGCGATCGTGTCGCACGTGGTGGGACTGGCCTCGGTCCGGGCCCCGAACGGTGCGTACCCCACCCCGGCCGATGTGCCGGCGCTGGACGCGGACCCGGTGCGCTGCCTGGACGCGGCGGCGTCGAGGGCGATGGTCGCGGAGATCGACCGGGCGCACAGGGACGGCGACACCCTGGGCGGCGTGGTCGAGGTCCTCGCGTACGGGGTTCCGGTCGGCCTCGGCTCGCACGTCCACTGGGACCGCCGTCTGGACGCCCGCCTGGCCGGTGCCCTGATGGGCATTCAGGCGATCAAGGGCGTCGAGGTGGGCGACGGCTTCGCGCTGGCCCGCGTGCCGGGCTCAAGGGCCCATGACCAGATGATCCCGACACCGGAGGGCATCGCGCGCACGACAGCCCGTGCGGGCGGCACGGAAGGCGGGCTGACGACGGGGCAACCGCTGCGCGTCCGCGCCGCGATGAAGCCGATCGCCACGGTCCCGCGCGCCCTGGCCACCGTCGACGTCGCCACGGGCGAGGCCGCCACGGCGCACCACCAGCGCTCGGACGTCTGCGCCGTCCCGGCGGCCGGTATCGTCGCCGAGGCCATGGTCGCCCTGGTCCTGGCCGACGCCGTGGTGGAGAAGTTCGGCGGCGACTCGCTCCCCGAGACCCGCCGCAACGTCCGCTCCTACCTCGACGGTCTCCGCATCCGGACCCGCTGA
- a CDS encoding 3-deoxy-7-phosphoheptulonate synthase has protein sequence MSAYLSAYPEFSEPPALPSATRMMLRNEGSTTVLLQSLMDSPLSAEVLPGPDPATLRASGHLTDVFGPGPHPDLRIRRSRLRDRTGAVVSENLITFRRADAAHVIPGGDTPFGLHTRSLGLYERRRILATGLTVERFGLLPVGSPGRVYEIAFSNHVTVLVHEVFNPRFVTTTTEAGTGPSAGLPDHQPRWPDLRETAHVRRVLAHADPLVPMPEARALRTELAGPSFLLQGGDCAETFADNTPRSVRNRVDVLRAMAERIAGGSGARVVTVGRIAGQYAKPRSSSVERRGGTSLPSYLGDAVNAAAFTEAGRVPDPKNLLRAYRESAKTLSFLAGSGIYTSHEALLLDYELPQVRTSPVDGARWAHSGHMLWIGERTRSLSGPHIGFASGIANPIAVKIGPGCTPDELLALHAVLNPDNVPGRLTFVLRMGRALAYERARELLTAASTVGLADRFVSDPMHGNGVTSPGGIKTRTMRAIEEELRGFFTACRETGTPPGGVHLELSGDDVTECVDVDIDDTWLGRRYHTSCDPRLNPSQSLHLADLIATLLVTTTPALSLTA, from the coding sequence TTGTCCGCGTATCTGTCCGCGTATCCCGAATTCTCCGAGCCGCCCGCGCTGCCGTCGGCGACCCGCATGATGCTGCGCAACGAAGGCTCCACGACCGTGCTGCTGCAGTCACTCATGGACTCCCCGCTGTCCGCCGAGGTACTGCCCGGCCCCGACCCCGCCACCCTGCGGGCCTCCGGTCACCTCACCGACGTGTTCGGGCCCGGACCCCACCCGGACCTGCGGATCCGCCGCTCCCGCCTGCGCGACCGCACGGGCGCCGTGGTCAGCGAGAACCTGATCACCTTCCGCCGGGCCGACGCGGCCCACGTGATACCCGGGGGCGACACCCCCTTCGGCCTGCACACACGCAGCCTGGGCCTGTACGAACGCCGCCGGATCCTCGCCACCGGCCTCACCGTCGAACGCTTCGGCCTGCTCCCGGTCGGCTCGCCCGGCCGCGTCTACGAAATCGCCTTCTCCAACCACGTCACGGTCCTCGTGCACGAGGTCTTCAACCCCCGCTTCGTGACCACCACGACCGAGGCCGGGACGGGGCCGTCCGCCGGGCTGCCCGACCACCAGCCCCGCTGGCCCGATCTCCGGGAGACGGCCCACGTCCGCCGGGTCCTCGCCCACGCCGATCCGCTCGTTCCGATGCCGGAGGCCCGTGCCCTGCGCACGGAACTGGCCGGCCCGTCCTTCCTCCTCCAGGGCGGCGACTGCGCCGAAACCTTCGCCGACAACACCCCCCGCTCCGTGCGCAACCGTGTCGACGTGCTGCGCGCCATGGCCGAGCGGATCGCCGGGGGCTCCGGGGCCCGGGTCGTCACCGTCGGGCGCATCGCCGGCCAGTACGCCAAGCCGCGCTCGTCATCCGTCGAACGGCGCGGCGGCACCTCGCTCCCCTCCTACCTCGGCGACGCCGTCAACGCCGCCGCCTTCACGGAGGCCGGTCGCGTCCCCGACCCGAAGAACCTGCTGCGCGCCTACCGCGAGTCGGCCAAGACCCTCTCCTTCCTGGCCGGTTCGGGGATCTACACCTCCCACGAGGCCCTGCTCCTCGACTACGAACTCCCCCAGGTCCGCACCTCACCCGTCGACGGTGCCCGCTGGGCCCACTCCGGTCACATGCTGTGGATCGGGGAGCGCACCCGGTCGCTCAGCGGCCCGCACATCGGGTTCGCCTCCGGCATCGCCAACCCGATCGCCGTCAAGATCGGCCCCGGCTGCACTCCTGACGAACTCCTCGCCCTCCACGCGGTCCTCAACCCGGACAACGTTCCCGGCCGGCTCACCTTCGTCCTGCGGATGGGCCGGGCACTGGCCTACGAGCGCGCCCGCGAACTGCTCACCGCGGCGTCCACCGTGGGCCTTGCCGACCGCTTCGTCAGTGACCCCATGCACGGCAACGGGGTCACCAGCCCGGGCGGGATCAAGACCCGCACCATGCGGGCGATCGAGGAGGAACTGCGCGGCTTCTTCACCGCCTGCCGCGAGACCGGCACTCCTCCCGGCGGCGTCCACCTGGAGCTGTCCGGGGACGACGTCACCGAGTGCGTGGACGTGGACATCGACGACACCTGGCTCGGGCGCCGCTACCACACCTCGTGCGACCCCCGCCTCAACCCGTCCCAGTCCCTCCACCTGGCCGACCTGATCGCGACCCTGCTCGTCACCACCACTCCGGCCCTCAGCCTGACCGCCTGA
- a CDS encoding Lrp/AsnC family transcriptional regulator produces MDAIDRDILRELQADGRLSNQELAQRVGLTPSPCMRRVRQLEQDGVIQGYRAVIAPEAVDRGFEVLVSVEVRRDRAAVEAFEAALQDIPDVIEAYRLFGSPGCLLRIAVADLRAYERLWIEKLTSLTGITEVNSQIIMKRIKEPTGLPVER; encoded by the coding sequence ATGGACGCCATTGACCGCGATATCTTGCGTGAGCTCCAGGCCGACGGCCGCCTCAGCAACCAGGAACTGGCCCAGCGTGTCGGCTTGACCCCCTCTCCCTGCATGCGCCGCGTACGCCAGCTCGAACAGGACGGGGTGATCCAGGGCTACCGCGCGGTGATCGCCCCCGAGGCGGTCGACCGCGGCTTCGAGGTGCTGGTCTCCGTAGAGGTACGCCGGGACCGCGCCGCGGTCGAGGCCTTCGAGGCCGCCCTCCAGGACATCCCCGACGTCATCGAGGCCTACCGCCTCTTCGGCAGCCCCGGCTGCCTGCTGCGCATCGCCGTCGCGGACCTGCGCGCGTACGAACGCCTCTGGATCGAGAAGCTGACGTCCCTCACCGGCATCACCGAGGTCAACTCCCAGATCATCATGAAGCGCATCAAGGAACCGACGGGCCTGCCGGTCGAGCGCTGA
- a CDS encoding MFS transporter — MSIAPAVRGRAATATAGRPPARRRRPLTVLLLCWLVVLFDGMDVNVYGAVMPRMLADPGLGLDPATAGTVGSWTTFGMLIGALAAGNLTDWTGRRPVIVGGTLLFSAGSVLCAAAPGAESFGLGRFVTGLGLGGVMPVCLSMVMEFAPGARAALTAGVLMTSYHVGGMLATGLGLTLAAGSGWRAVFWAGAVPALVAVPLLLWLLPESPAVLLAKGRTDRARQLADLYGLRLRHATAAPQAVGVRARWHAALALFRGPGRRATPLLWAASFCGLLLVYGVSTWLPQLMRAAGYGPTSSVAFLLVINAGGIVGMLIAGTVATRFGVARVSAVWFLLTAVGALLLSLRLPLPVTYVIVAVTGIWLFSAQVMVYATVPALYPAGQVSAGLGWATGVGRLGAVMGPALGGAVVAHGAQRWAFVIFAAAGLTGALAIHLAGRTPCPSDS; from the coding sequence ATGAGCATCGCCCCCGCCGTGAGGGGGCGGGCGGCCACCGCCACGGCGGGCCGCCCGCCGGCCCGGCGCCGTCGCCCCCTCACCGTGCTCCTCCTGTGCTGGCTGGTCGTCCTCTTCGACGGCATGGACGTCAACGTCTACGGCGCGGTGATGCCCCGGATGCTCGCCGACCCCGGACTGGGCCTGGACCCCGCCACGGCGGGGACCGTCGGCAGCTGGACCACCTTCGGCATGCTGATAGGGGCCCTCGCCGCGGGTAACCTCACCGACTGGACCGGCCGTCGGCCGGTGATCGTCGGCGGCACCCTGCTGTTCTCGGCCGGCTCGGTGCTGTGCGCCGCCGCCCCGGGGGCCGAGTCCTTCGGACTGGGGCGGTTCGTCACCGGCCTCGGCCTCGGCGGGGTCATGCCCGTCTGCCTGAGCATGGTGATGGAGTTCGCGCCGGGCGCCCGCGCCGCCCTGACCGCGGGCGTGCTGATGACCTCCTACCACGTGGGGGGCATGCTCGCGACCGGCCTGGGCCTCACCCTGGCGGCCGGCAGCGGATGGCGCGCGGTCTTCTGGGCCGGAGCCGTGCCCGCGCTGGTGGCCGTACCGCTGCTGCTGTGGCTGCTGCCCGAGTCGCCGGCCGTACTGCTCGCCAAGGGGCGCACGGACCGGGCCCGGCAACTGGCGGACCTGTACGGTCTGCGGCTCCGGCACGCCACGGCGGCGCCGCAGGCGGTCGGGGTCCGGGCCCGGTGGCACGCCGCCCTGGCGCTGTTCCGCGGCCCCGGCCGCCGGGCCACCCCGCTGCTGTGGGCCGCGTCCTTCTGCGGGCTGCTGCTCGTCTACGGCGTGAGCACCTGGCTGCCCCAGCTCATGCGGGCCGCCGGATACGGCCCCACGTCCTCGGTCGCCTTCCTCCTCGTCATCAACGCGGGCGGGATCGTCGGCATGCTGATCGCGGGCACCGTCGCCACCCGGTTCGGAGTCGCCCGTGTCTCTGCGGTCTGGTTCCTGCTGACCGCGGTCGGCGCACTGCTGCTCAGCCTGCGGCTGCCGCTCCCCGTCACGTACGTGATCGTCGCGGTGACCGGCATCTGGCTGTTCAGCGCCCAGGTCATGGTGTACGCCACCGTCCCCGCCCTCTACCCGGCCGGGCAGGTCTCCGCCGGCCTGGGCTGGGCCACCGGAGTCGGCCGTCTCGGCGCGGTCATGGGCCCCGCTCTCGGCGGGGCCGTCGTCGCCCACGGGGCACAGCGGTGGGCCTTCGTCATCTTCGCCGCGGCCGGCCTGACCGGCGCGCTGGCGATCCACCTCGCAGGGAGGACCCCATGCCCCTCGGACAGCTAG